A region from the Diorhabda sublineata isolate icDioSubl1.1 chromosome X, icDioSubl1.1, whole genome shotgun sequence genome encodes:
- the LOC130451755 gene encoding elongation factor 1-alpha: MGKEKIHINIVVIGHVDSGKSTTTGHLIYKCGGIDKRTIEKFEKEAQEMGKGSFKYAWVLDKLKAERERGITIDIALWKFETSKYYVTIIDAPGHRDFIKNMITGTSQADCAVLIVAAGTGEFEAGISKNGQTREHALLAFTLGVKQLIVGVNKMDSTEPPYSEARFEEIKKEVSSYIKKIGYNPAAVAFVPISGWHGDNMLEQSDKMPWFKGWNIERKEGKADGKCLIDALDAILPPSRPTEKPLRLPLQDVYKIGGIGTVPVGRVETGVLKPGMVVVFAPANLTTEVKSVEMHHEALQEAVPGDNVGFNVKNVSVKELRRGYVAGDSKNNPPKGASDFTAQVIVLNHPGQISNGYTPVLDCHTAHIACKFAEIKEKVDRRSGKTTEENPKAIKSGDAAIVNLVPTKPMCVESFQEFPPLGRFAVRDMRQTVAVGVIKSVSFKDPGAGKVTKAAEKAQKKK, translated from the exons ATGGGGAAAGAAAAGATTCATATTAACATCGTCGTTATTGGTCACGTAGATTCTGGTAAATCTACCACCACCGGACATTTGATCTACAAATGCGGTGGTATCGACAAACGTACTatcgaaaaattcgaaaaagaagCCCAAGAAATGGGAAAAGGTTCCTTCAAGTATGCATGGGTACTCGACAAACTTAAGGCTGAACGTGAACGTGGTATCACTATTGATATTGCTTTATGGAAATTTGAAACATCTAAGTACTACGTAACCATCATTGATGCACCAGGGCACAGAGATTTCATCAAAAACATGATTACTGGAACATCTCAAGCTGATTGTGCAGTACTTATTGTAGCTGCTGGTACTGGAGAATTCGAGGCAGGTATTTCCAAGAATGGACAAACACGTGAACACGCACTTCTTGCATTCACCCTTGGAGTAAAACAACTTATTGTTGGTGTCAACAAAATGGACTCTACTGAACCACCATACAGTGAAGCACGTTTTGAAGAAATCAAGAAAGAAGTTTCCTCTTATATTAAGAAGATTGGTTACAACCCTGCTGCCGTTGCCTTTGTACCAATTTCTGGATGGCACGGAGATAACATGTTGGAACAATCTGACAAAATGCCATGGTTCAAGGGATGGAATATCGAACGTAAAGAAGGAAAAGCTGATGGTAAATGTTTGATTGATGCTCTAGATGCCATTCTCCCCCCGAGTCGTCCAACAGAGAAACCTCTTCGACTTCCACTTCag GATGTCTACAAAATTGGTGGTATTGGAACAGTACCTGTTGGTCGTGTTGAAACTGGTGTTTTAAAACCAGGTATGGTAGTAGTTTTTGCCCCAGCCAACTTGACCACTGAAGTAAAATCTGTTGAAATGCACCACGAAGCCCTTCAGGAAGCTGTACCCGGAGATAACGTTGGTTTCAACGTTAAAAACGTCTCCGTTAAAGAATTGCGCCGTGGTTATGTAGCTGGAGACTCCAAAAACAATCCACCAAAGGGAGCATCAGACTTCACCGCTCAAGTCATAGTACTGAATCACCCTGGTCAAATCTCCAATGGTTACACTCCTGTCCTCGATTGTCACACAGCCCACATTGCTTGTAAATTTGctgaaatcaaagaaaaagtAGATCGTCGTTCTGGAAAGACAACTGAAGAAAACCCCAAAGCCATCAAATCTGGTGATGCTGCCATTGTCAATCTAGTTCCAACCAAACCGATGTGTGTAGAATCATTCCAAGAATTCCCACCTCTTGGACGTTTCGCCGTTCGTGACATGAGGCAGACGGTCGCCGTAGGAGTCATCAAGAGTGTAAGCTTCAAAGACCCTGGTGCAGGAAAAGTCACAAAAGCTGCAGAAAAAGcacaaaagaagaaataa
- the LOC130451754 gene encoding uncharacterized protein LOC130451754 produces MLEEHNNNLLDDEENKLSTMGASRNMPNSRVILLQERKKQIEETLAKRNQELRQLCIQEAELTGITPPEMPLEPGETLPHIRRRVGTSYQLPEKLIKNVSNKDEMISELELEIQLHANMAEAALGLANEQNMSKTMKRQHRSEYQKHKQQCLALQEKLAALKEKAAVDQQKQKKKPRVPESNGDDTVSLSTNGNESFIKADLRHSMSSAKHSTTGDGKVELRYRQDASRQYRMTDIPYVTQQASKPEDILTSGFYRLSLNGYSKYMERRENMNNVYPRYISGSPQFQYNSQTPINHLQHNISYRQHSPISQHSPLLSQHSPHLSQHSPHYIHIPQHKPQLSPQQSQRFSQYPQYSTDFVDFGNRQSSPTASLSTKTHYYPSHPTLTRQNYRQYESDVMYRNPHQIQPHQQYEQINVGLGGYWKRNPNGDLVWYSSSVIDSTLQRDKRFGSLDRRKTKRVSSRISPNMENKSATLSAVPNYQGQVRCASVKNSQILTRRSQDNGQLVRTQSLGSVGAITIDSVYPTDDSSSFGSDSRNMEANQISKKHREKEWLETSLDGPVALQAPASPLGPASSPQPSLSSSQPTIATYPAEEKIAKEIPAESNPSPKIREPIIELFNNNIPKNCTIVQAGHCKPYHEETKPFEMSDFYKYSTKFKKSPVKVDSDKQNSSSTGTSHKNLTEKFEEAPTTSYSPNNYQNISNNGSTPVNLDNTLSTSLDLDQLTVSDHFSDEMNTWYKEHRKNNNNPGNTTPKSRSTATLV; encoded by the exons ATGCTTGAGGAGCACAACAATAATCTTCTAG atgatgaagaaaataaattgagtaCTATGGGCGCTTCTAGAAATATGCCTAATTCTAGAGTAATTCTTTTGCAAGAAAGAAAGAAGCAAATTGAAGAAACACTAGCCAAAAGAAATCAAGAACTGAGGCAGTTATGTATTCAG GAAGCAGAATTAACTGGGATAACACCACCAGAAATGCCCTTAGAACCAGGTGAAACTCTTCCTCATATCAGAAGGCGTGTTGGTACTTCTTATCAGTTACCTGAAAAGCTAATCAAAAATGTCAGTAACAAAGATGAAATGATATCAGAACTGGAGCTGGAAATTCAGTTACATGCCAATATGGCTGAAGCAGCTTTAGGGTTAGCCAATGAACAAAATATGAGTAAA ACAATGAAAAGACAACACAGATCAGAATACCAGAAGCATAAACAGCAATGTTTGGCATTACAAGAAAAATTAGCAGCATTAAAAGAAAAAGCCGCTGTCGACCAACAGAAGCAAAAGAAAAAGCCCAGAGTTCCTGAAAGTAATG GGGATGATACAGTCTCTCTTAGCACAAATGgaaatgaatcatttataaaaGCTGACCTTCGACATAGCATGAGCTCAGCCAAACACAGTACAACAGGAGACGGTAAAGTAGAACTCCGATACCGACAGGATGCATCAAGGCAATATAGAATGACTGATATACCGTATGTTACACAGCAGGCGAGTAAGCCTGAGGATATTTTAACAAGTGGATTTTATCGACTAAGTTTAAATGGATATAGTAAATATATGGAAAG ACGAGAAAACATGAACAATGTATACCCAAGATATATCTCAGGATCTCcccaatttcaatataattcgCAAACACCCATAAATCATTTACAGCACAATATTTCTTATCGACAACACAGCCCGATATCACAGCATAGTCCTCTCTTATCGCAGCACAGTCCTCATTTATCCCAGCACAGTCCTCATTATATTCACATTCCTCAACACAAACCTCAACTCAGTCCTCAACAATCCCAAAGGTTCTCCCAATACCCTCAGTATTCTACAGACTTTGTTGACTTTGGAAATAGACAGTCCAGTCCAACAGCATCTCTATCTACTAAAACACACTACTATCCCTCTCATCCGACATTAACAAGACAGAATTACAGGCAGTATGAAAGTGATGTTATGTATAGAAATCCTCACCAAATACAACCACACCAACAATACGAACAAATTAACGTTGGGTTAGGTGGTTATTGGAAAAGAAATCCCAATGGTGATCTTGTATGGTACTCTTCTAGCGTTATTGATAGTACTTTACAGCGTGATAAAAG atttggTAGTCTTgatagaagaaaaactaaaagagTATCTAGTCGAATATCaccaaatatggaaaataaatcagCTACTTTATCCGCTGTTCCTAACTATCAAGGTCAAGTCAGATGTGCATCTGTTAAAAATTCTCAG ATATTAACTAGAAGATCACAGGATAATGGCCAGTTAGTTAGAACACAATCTTTAGGAAGTGTAGGTGCTATAACAATAGATAGTGTGTACCCAACCGATGATAGCTCATCATTTGGCAGTGATAGTAGAAATATGGAAGCGAATCAAATCTCAAAAAAACACAGAGAAAAAGAATG gttagaaacGTCTCTGGACGGACCTGTAGCACTGCAAGCACCCGCTTCTCCTCTAGGACCTGCCTCATCTCCCCAACCCTCCCTGTCGTCCTCTCAACCCACAATAGCAACGTATCCAGCTGAAGAAAAAATAGCTAAAGAAATTCCAGCCGAATCGAATCCGTCACCAAAAATTCGAGAACCCATTATCGAATTGTTTAACAATAACATAccaaaaaattgtacaatagTACAAGCAGGACATTGTAAACCTTACCACGAAGAAACTAAACCATTTGAAATGtcagatttttataaatactccACTAAATTTAAGAAATCACCAGTGAAAGTAGACTCGGATAAACAGAATAGTAGTAGTACTGGTACAAGCCACAAAAACTTGACTGAGAAATTTGAAGAGGCTCCTACAACTTCTTATTCAcctaataattatcaaaatattagtaataa tggtAGTACTCCTGTAAATTTGGATAATACTTTGAGTACCAGTCTGGATTTGGATCAACTTACCGTTTCGGATCATTTTTCGGATGAAATGAACACTTGGTATAAAGAACACcggaaaaataacaataacCCAGGAAACACTACTCCAAAAAGTAGATCGACAGCCACATTAGTTTAG